In one Ornithinimicrobium pratense genomic region, the following are encoded:
- a CDS encoding RDD family protein — protein MATRGIFEAERFVTGEAVEVELPPAGLPLRVASGLLDLLVIALLVLAVVFLVPLDIFLADAALGQAFLIVVMVLVMAGIPLALETLTRGRTVGKLVLGLRTVRDDTGPIGLRHATIRALVGTVELWLTLGSLALIVAMTNEKARRLGDLLAGTYVVRDRVRLQMTEPPQVSPRLADWVVGADIGVLPDALVVATRQFVGRAASLSPQARAQTGSELYAALLERVAPAPPPSAHPEEVMASVLAERRRRDEERLARADALRDRVLPPA, from the coding sequence ATGGCGACCCGGGGCATCTTCGAGGCCGAGCGCTTCGTCACCGGCGAGGCGGTCGAGGTCGAGCTGCCGCCGGCCGGCCTGCCGCTGCGCGTCGCCTCCGGGCTGCTGGACCTACTGGTGATCGCGTTGCTGGTCCTTGCGGTCGTCTTCCTGGTCCCGCTCGACATTTTCCTCGCCGATGCGGCGCTGGGCCAGGCCTTCCTCATCGTGGTGATGGTCCTGGTGATGGCCGGGATCCCCCTCGCGTTGGAGACGCTCACCCGCGGCCGGACCGTCGGCAAGCTGGTCCTGGGGCTGCGCACCGTCCGCGACGACACCGGCCCGATCGGCCTGCGGCACGCCACGATCCGTGCCCTGGTCGGCACCGTCGAGCTCTGGCTGACCCTGGGCAGCCTGGCCCTCATCGTCGCGATGACCAACGAGAAGGCCCGCCGCCTGGGTGACCTGCTCGCCGGCACCTACGTCGTGCGGGACCGGGTGCGGCTCCAGATGACCGAGCCACCCCAGGTCTCCCCACGCCTCGCCGACTGGGTCGTCGGCGCGGACATCGGGGTGCTGCCCGACGCCCTCGTGGTCGCCACCCGGCAGTTCGTGGGCCGGGCTGCATCCCTGTCGCCGCAGGCCCGGGCCCAGACCGGCTCGGAGCTGTATGCCGCGCTGCTGGAGCGGGTGGCCCCCGCACCGCCCCCGAGCGCGCACCCGGAGGAGGTCATGGCCAGCGTGCTGGCCGAGCGCCGCCGCCGCGACGAGGAGCGGCTGGCCCGCGCCGACGCCCTCCGGGACAGGGTGCTCCCGCCAGCCTGA
- a CDS encoding DUF58 domain-containing protein, with protein sequence MIIRGPVAGLILVGLVPTALLPGRAGSVAALWLLGVAVLVLVDILAAPSPRAIQLTRDPVPQVRLQEQTQTVLSLTNTGARRLRGRVRDAWVPSAGAEGARHTLDLPAGERRRVTTSLRPIRRGDRPATGVTVRTHGPLGLAGRQVTVQIPGAVRSLPPFRSRRHLESKLAQLRQLDGRSAVRTRGQGTEFDSLRDYVDGDDVRSIDWRATARRQHAVVRTWQPERDRRVILVLDTSRTSAARVGDEPRLDAAMDAALLLTAVASRAGDRVDLIAGDRVVRARVGAGGAGTGSSTGTSSLLHRMVTAMAPLEPVLLEADWPMLAGAITGTTRRRALVVLLTSLEPAAVEEGLLPVLPSLTAHHRVVLASVADPGLRSLREDLSGVEAVYDAAAAERTDSLRQRTATGLARLGVTVVHEPPEELPVGLVDHYLALKAQGLL encoded by the coding sequence ATGATCATCCGCGGACCCGTCGCCGGCCTGATCCTGGTGGGGCTGGTGCCCACCGCGCTGCTGCCCGGCCGGGCCGGCAGCGTGGCAGCGCTGTGGCTGCTCGGGGTGGCGGTCCTGGTGCTGGTGGACATCCTGGCCGCACCCTCGCCCCGGGCGATCCAGCTGACCCGCGACCCGGTCCCCCAGGTCCGGCTGCAGGAGCAGACGCAGACCGTCCTGAGCCTGACCAACACCGGGGCGCGCCGGCTGCGGGGGCGGGTGCGCGACGCCTGGGTGCCCTCCGCGGGGGCGGAAGGGGCACGGCATACCCTCGACCTGCCCGCCGGGGAACGGCGCAGGGTCACGACGTCGCTGCGCCCGATCCGCCGCGGCGACCGCCCCGCGACCGGGGTGACGGTCCGGACCCACGGGCCGCTGGGGCTGGCCGGACGGCAGGTGACCGTCCAGATTCCCGGCGCGGTGCGCTCCCTGCCGCCCTTCCGCTCCAGGCGGCACCTGGAGAGCAAGCTGGCCCAGTTGCGCCAGCTCGACGGCCGCTCCGCAGTGCGCACGCGAGGGCAGGGCACGGAGTTCGACTCGCTGCGGGACTACGTCGACGGCGACGACGTGCGCTCGATCGACTGGCGGGCGACGGCGCGGCGGCAGCACGCGGTGGTGCGGACCTGGCAGCCCGAGCGAGACCGGCGGGTCATCCTCGTGCTGGACACCTCGCGGACCAGCGCGGCGCGCGTGGGCGACGAGCCGCGGCTGGACGCGGCGATGGACGCGGCCCTGCTGCTCACCGCCGTGGCCTCCCGAGCCGGTGACCGGGTGGACCTCATCGCTGGCGACCGAGTGGTCCGCGCCCGCGTCGGCGCCGGCGGCGCAGGCACCGGCTCGAGCACCGGGACGAGCTCGCTCCTGCACCGGATGGTCACCGCGATGGCGCCGCTGGAGCCGGTGCTGCTCGAGGCGGACTGGCCCATGCTGGCCGGTGCGATCACCGGCACCACCCGCCGCCGGGCGCTGGTCGTGCTGCTGACCAGCCTGGAGCCGGCCGCGGTCGAGGAGGGTCTGCTGCCGGTGCTGCCCTCGTTGACCGCCCATCACCGGGTGGTGCTGGCATCGGTCGCCGACCCCGGCCTGCGGTCGCTACGGGAGGACCTCTCCGGCGTGGAGGCGGTCTATGACGCGGCCGCGGCCGAGCGCACCGACTCCCTCCGCCAGCGGACGGCCACCGGCCTGGCCCGGCTCGGGGTCACCGTCGTGCACGAGCCGCCCGAGGAGCTGCCCGTGGGGTTGGTCGACCACTACCTGGCGCTCAAGGCCCAGGGCCTGCTCTGA
- a CDS encoding AAA family ATPase, whose product MTDDQQAQRDQQAQEGTARHGGASVSPEEARVALHAVREEVGKAVVGQEQAVSGLVVALLARGHVLLEGVPGVAKTLLVRALAAALSVDTKRVQFTPDLMPGDVTGSMVFDSGRSDFTFRPGPVFTHLLLADEINRTPPKTQSALLEAMEERQVTVDGSTRPLPTPFLVAATQNPVEYEGTYPLPEAQLDRFLLKLTLPLPPREDEVEVLQRHAHGFDPRDLAAAGVRAVASPAHLAAGSAAVRQVQLAPEVIGYVVDLARATRSAPSLQLGVSPRGATALMNSARAWAWLAGRDFVTPDDVKALARPTLAHRVQLRPEAELEGVSTDAVLDSVLASVPVPR is encoded by the coding sequence ATGACGGACGACCAGCAGGCCCAGCGCGACCAGCAGGCCCAGGAGGGCACAGCACGGCACGGCGGGGCCTCGGTGTCCCCCGAGGAGGCCAGGGTGGCCCTGCACGCGGTGCGCGAGGAGGTCGGCAAGGCCGTCGTGGGGCAGGAGCAGGCCGTCTCGGGCCTGGTGGTCGCCCTCCTCGCCCGCGGGCACGTGCTCCTCGAGGGCGTGCCGGGCGTGGCCAAGACCCTGCTCGTCCGGGCCCTCGCCGCAGCGCTGTCCGTCGACACCAAGCGCGTGCAGTTCACCCCCGACCTCATGCCCGGTGACGTCACCGGCTCCATGGTCTTCGACAGCGGCCGCAGCGACTTCACCTTCCGACCCGGCCCGGTCTTCACCCACCTGCTGCTGGCCGACGAGATCAACCGCACCCCGCCCAAGACCCAGTCCGCGCTGCTGGAGGCGATGGAGGAGCGGCAGGTCACCGTGGACGGCAGCACGCGCCCCCTGCCCACGCCCTTCCTGGTCGCCGCGACCCAGAACCCGGTCGAGTACGAGGGCACCTACCCCCTGCCCGAGGCCCAGCTGGACCGCTTCCTGCTCAAGCTGACGCTGCCGCTGCCGCCCCGCGAGGACGAGGTCGAGGTGCTGCAGCGGCACGCGCACGGCTTCGACCCGCGCGACCTGGCCGCCGCCGGGGTGCGGGCCGTCGCCTCGCCGGCGCACCTGGCTGCGGGCAGCGCCGCGGTCCGGCAGGTGCAGCTCGCCCCCGAGGTGATCGGGTATGTCGTCGACCTCGCCCGCGCGACCCGCTCAGCCCCCTCCCTGCAGCTGGGCGTCAGCCCTCGCGGCGCCACCGCGCTGATGAACAGCGCGCGGGCCTGGGCGTGGCTGGCCGGCCGCGACTTCGTCACCCCCGACGACGTCAAGGCGCTGGCCCGGCCCACCCTGGCCCACCGCGTCCAGCTGCGGCCCGAGGCCGAGCTTGAGGGGGTCAGCACCGACGCGGTGCTGGACTCGGTGCTGGCCTCCGTCCCGGTCCCCCGCTGA
- a CDS encoding stage II sporulation protein M codes for MDLDALVGRRQGAWARLDALSRRRRLTGAEADELLDGYQRAATDLSVVRSSAPDATVVSHLSALVARARARAARVPTASWAGVGRFFAEDFPAALYRLRWWWGITAVVNVVVGLVLGWWLVRNPVVEQSLLSMEEVQTLVNVEFESYYSEHAASSFSTLVWVNNAWVAARCIGMGVLGFPVVWVLWQNIANVAVVGALMHRHGRAEVFWGMITPHGLLELMAIFVAAGVGLRLFWAWVAPGPRTRLANLAREGRTAAGVAIGLVFVLLLSGVIEGFVTPSPLPTWARVGIGVVALLAFFAYVFTLGRRAVLRGATGDVGEDLQAASAPTAG; via the coding sequence GTGGACCTGGACGCGCTGGTGGGACGGCGACAGGGCGCGTGGGCCCGGCTCGACGCTCTGTCCCGGCGGCGTCGGCTGACGGGGGCCGAGGCCGATGAGCTGCTGGATGGTTACCAGCGTGCGGCGACCGACCTGTCCGTGGTGCGCTCCAGCGCCCCGGACGCCACCGTCGTCTCCCACCTGTCCGCGCTGGTGGCCCGTGCCCGGGCGCGGGCCGCGCGGGTGCCGACCGCGAGCTGGGCCGGGGTCGGCCGGTTCTTCGCCGAGGACTTCCCTGCGGCGCTGTACCGGCTGCGCTGGTGGTGGGGGATCACCGCCGTCGTCAACGTCGTGGTCGGCCTGGTGCTGGGCTGGTGGCTGGTGCGCAACCCGGTCGTGGAGCAGTCACTGCTGTCGATGGAGGAGGTGCAGACGCTGGTCAACGTCGAGTTCGAGAGCTACTACTCCGAGCACGCCGCGAGCAGCTTCTCCACGCTGGTGTGGGTGAACAACGCCTGGGTCGCAGCGCGGTGCATCGGGATGGGCGTGCTGGGCTTCCCGGTGGTCTGGGTCCTCTGGCAGAACATCGCCAACGTGGCGGTCGTCGGTGCGCTGATGCACCGGCACGGCCGGGCCGAGGTGTTCTGGGGGATGATCACCCCGCACGGGCTGCTGGAGCTGATGGCGATCTTCGTCGCCGCCGGGGTGGGGCTGCGGCTGTTCTGGGCCTGGGTGGCGCCTGGCCCCCGGACCCGGCTGGCCAACCTGGCCCGGGAGGGCCGGACCGCGGCAGGGGTGGCGATCGGGCTGGTCTTCGTGTTGCTCCTGTCCGGCGTGATCGAGGGCTTCGTCACCCCCTCCCCGCTGCCGACGTGGGCGCGCGTGGGGATCGGCGTGGTCGCGCTGCTCGCGTTCTTCGCCTACGTCTTCACTCTGGGCCGGAGGGCCGTGCTGCGCGGCGCTACCGGCGACGTGGGGGAGGACCTGCAGGCAGCCTCCGCGCCGACGGCGGGGTGA